From one Planktothrix agardhii NIES-204 genomic stretch:
- the ppk gene encoding polyphosphate kinase, translated as MSKAKKTEPKITKDINLQDPQYYLSRELSWLEFNRRVLAEALDPQNPLLERLKFIAIFSSNLDEFFMVRVAGIKRQIEAQVNKVTADGRTPQEQLNAIHERLLPMVTEQHQYFEQQIRPELAQNGIHLLSYIDLNQEQRNYLKHYFDEGIFPVLTPLAIDRSHPFPYLSNLSLNLAVVLKNPETKEELFARVKVPSSLPRFISLPKELRVQENGEFSPWVGIPIGQVIAHNLESLFPGMDIQDYYIFRITRDADLAVQEDEADDLLLAIEQELRKRRVGGSVVRLEINSSIPDYLRDLLVDELELESEDIYTVDGLMGLRDLMFFISLPLPELKDKPWTAVLPRWMKESEDIIASNPETDEKDIFAILRQKDVLVHHPYHSFSATVQQFINQAAHDPNVLAIKMTLYRTSGDSPIVTSLIDAAENGKQVAVLVELKARFDEENNIQWAKKLEQTGVHVVYGLVGLKTHTKIVMVVRQEQDKIRRYVHIGTGNYNHKTAKLYTDLGLLSACPDLGADLTDLFNFLTGYSRQQSYRKLLVAPVNMRKRFLELIRREIEQANQGKTGRIVVKLNSLVDPEIIARLYEASQAGVGIDLIIRGTCSLRPGLEGISDNIKVISIIGRFLEHSRIFYFYNGGQEEVYIGSADWMSRNLNRRVEAVTPIKDPDIAKELEEILGIMLSDNRKAWDLQPDGQYIQRHPPENTPELIAHDIFMENALKS; from the coding sequence ATGTCCAAAGCTAAAAAAACAGAGCCAAAAATTACTAAAGACATTAATCTTCAAGATCCCCAATATTATTTGAGTCGGGAACTTAGTTGGTTAGAATTTAACCGTCGGGTCTTAGCAGAAGCCTTAGATCCTCAAAATCCTCTGTTAGAAAGGTTAAAATTCATAGCTATTTTTAGTTCTAATTTAGACGAATTTTTTATGGTGCGAGTAGCTGGAATTAAGAGACAAATTGAAGCCCAAGTCAATAAAGTTACCGCCGATGGTCGGACTCCACAAGAGCAACTAAATGCTATCCATGAACGATTGTTACCAATGGTTACGGAACAGCACCAATATTTTGAACAACAAATTAGACCCGAATTAGCTCAAAATGGGATTCATTTATTAAGTTATATTGATCTAAATCAAGAACAAAGAAATTATTTAAAACATTATTTTGATGAAGGAATTTTTCCAGTTTTAACCCCCTTAGCCATTGACCGTAGCCATCCCTTTCCCTATTTATCTAATCTGAGTTTAAATTTAGCCGTGGTTCTCAAAAATCCTGAAACCAAAGAAGAATTATTTGCTAGGGTGAAAGTACCGAGTTCTTTACCTCGATTTATTTCCTTACCCAAGGAATTACGAGTCCAAGAAAATGGAGAATTTTCCCCTTGGGTTGGTATTCCTATTGGTCAAGTAATTGCCCATAATTTAGAATCCCTATTCCCAGGAATGGATATTCAAGATTATTATATTTTTAGGATTACCCGCGATGCTGATTTAGCCGTGCAAGAAGATGAGGCGGATGATTTATTATTAGCAATTGAACAAGAATTACGCAAACGTCGAGTCGGTGGGTCTGTGGTGCGTCTGGAAATTAATAGTTCAATCCCGGACTATTTACGCGATTTATTGGTAGATGAATTAGAGTTAGAATCTGAAGATATTTATACCGTAGATGGGTTGATGGGTTTACGGGATTTAATGTTTTTTATCAGTTTACCCTTACCCGAATTAAAAGATAAACCTTGGACTGCTGTTTTACCCCGTTGGATGAAAGAGAGTGAAGATATTATTGCGTCTAATCCAGAAACAGATGAAAAAGATATTTTTGCGATTTTACGACAAAAAGATGTCTTAGTTCATCACCCATACCATTCATTTTCTGCAACAGTTCAACAGTTTATTAATCAAGCAGCCCATGATCCCAATGTCTTAGCAATTAAAATGACATTATACCGCACTTCCGGGGATTCTCCGATTGTTACTTCTTTAATTGATGCGGCGGAAAATGGCAAACAGGTGGCAGTTTTAGTAGAACTTAAAGCTCGATTTGATGAAGAAAATAATATTCAATGGGCAAAAAAACTAGAACAAACTGGGGTTCATGTTGTTTATGGTTTAGTGGGTTTAAAAACCCATACAAAAATTGTCATGGTCGTGCGTCAGGAACAGGATAAAATTCGCCGTTATGTTCATATTGGCACGGGAAATTATAATCATAAAACTGCTAAATTATATACGGATTTAGGATTATTAAGTGCCTGTCCAGATTTAGGAGCAGATTTAACAGATTTATTCAATTTCTTAACCGGATATTCTCGTCAACAGTCCTATCGTAAACTGTTAGTTGCTCCGGTGAATATGCGAAAACGATTTTTAGAGTTAATTCGTCGGGAAATCGAACAGGCAAATCAAGGGAAAACCGGGCGCATTGTGGTTAAACTTAATTCCTTAGTTGACCCGGAAATTATTGCCAGATTATATGAGGCATCTCAAGCGGGAGTTGGGATTGATTTAATTATCCGGGGAACCTGTAGTTTGCGTCCGGGTTTAGAGGGAATTAGTGATAATATTAAGGTGATTAGTATTATCGGAAGATTCTTAGAACATTCTCGGATTTTCTATTTTTATAATGGTGGACAGGAGGAGGTTTATATTGGTTCAGCAGATTGGATGTCTCGCAACTTAAATCGTCGGGTTGAAGCGGTAACTCCGATTAAAGATCCTGATATTGCTAAGGAGTTAGAAGAAATTTTAGGGATTATGTTATCGGATAATCGCAAAGCTTGGGATTTACAGCCCGATGGTCAATATATTCAACGTCATCCGCCAGAAAATACTCCAGAATTAATCGCCCATGATATCTTCATGGAAAATGCTTTAAAGAGTTAA
- a CDS encoding hypothetical protein (protein of unknown function DUF55), giving the protein MNYWLIKSEPDVYSIEDLKRDRTSIWDGVRNYQARNFLQQMQVGDLAFFYHSNTKPPGIVGLAKIIENNQIDPTQFDVNSPYFDPQATPNSPRWYTVKVEFLEQFSAIISLESLKQTFNSEEFGVVKRGNRLSVMPVLPSIAERILKLK; this is encoded by the coding sequence ATGAATTATTGGTTAATTAAATCTGAGCCGGATGTGTATAGTATTGAGGATTTAAAACGTGATAGGACTTCGATTTGGGACGGAGTGAGAAATTATCAAGCTCGAAATTTCCTCCAACAAATGCAAGTCGGAGATTTAGCGTTTTTTTATCATTCTAATACTAAACCTCCGGGGATTGTGGGATTAGCTAAAATTATTGAAAATAACCAAATTGACCCGACCCAATTTGATGTTAATAGTCCCTATTTTGATCCTCAAGCAACGCCAAATTCTCCCCGATGGTATACGGTAAAAGTGGAATTTTTGGAACAATTTTCTGCTATTATTAGTTTGGAGAGTCTGAAACAAACCTTTAATTCCGAGGAATTTGGCGTTGTCAAACGGGGAAATCGCTTATCAGTAATGCCTGTTTTACCATCCATTGCTGAGAGAATTTTAAAGTTGAAATAA
- the mutS2 gene encoding MutS2 family protein, with the protein MIQTETLELLEWQRLCRHLSTFTATKLAAVAAQHLHIPTTPAETLQLLAQTQETYKLELRQNGLKFEGIEDISVYLERVERHGMLSGNELLAIATTLAGARQLRRIINNHSDIPIITEFVSELRTYPELEQEIYHCIDERGDVADRASVKLGGIRGQLRSIRDRVYEILQHIIQRKSNAVQEQLITQRSDRFVIPVKASQKDVIPGIVHDSSTTGATLYIEPKSTIDLNNQLRQIQRLEKAEEDIILQGLSEQIGAVKPDLERLLMIVTTLDLAVAKARYSLWLEANPPRFIDLESSEDSTLNSINLRQLRHPLLVWQQQHEQGFPVVPIDVIVNPKIRVVAITGPNTGGKTVTLKTIGLAALMAKVGLFIPAREPVEIPWFDQVLADIGDEQSIEQNLSTFSGHIRRISRILEAINPQTENRFSSLILLDEVGAGTDPTEGSALAIALLQYLADHALLTIATTHFGELKSLKYEDERFENASVEFNEQSLQPTYRLLWGIPGRSNALTIAKRLGLNPEIIEKATGYVGETSEEVNQVIAGLEAQRRQQETKAQAAGQLLKDTERLHQELAQKSANLKERERELKQIQEKAIQETLIQAKSEIAKVIHRLQQGTPKGQDTSQATEALNQIAGQYLPSKKTTPKLPPEFKPKVGDRIRIPRFGQTAEVLSEPTPEGQITVRFGMMKMTVSLGEIESLDGLKPVIPKAKEHKKEPIPAKETKPERPIVRTSNNTIDLRGKRTSEAESELDRMLGQIHDFGAIWIIHGKGTGQLRKGVHEFLTNHPLVERFELAPPNDGGIGVTIAYLRN; encoded by the coding sequence TTGATTCAAACAGAAACCTTAGAACTACTGGAATGGCAACGGTTATGTCGTCATTTATCCACCTTTACGGCGACAAAACTGGCTGCTGTGGCGGCGCAGCATTTACACATTCCGACAACTCCCGCAGAAACTTTGCAATTATTAGCACAAACTCAAGAAACTTACAAATTAGAACTGCGACAAAATGGTTTAAAATTTGAAGGAATTGAAGACATTAGTGTTTATTTAGAACGGGTAGAACGCCATGGAATGTTATCAGGAAATGAACTATTAGCGATTGCCACAACCTTAGCCGGAGCGAGACAATTACGGCGAATTATTAATAACCATTCCGATATTCCTATTATAACAGAATTTGTCTCAGAATTAAGAACCTATCCCGAACTAGAGCAGGAAATTTATCACTGTATTGATGAACGGGGAGATGTTGCAGATCGAGCTAGTGTTAAATTAGGGGGAATTAGAGGACAATTACGAAGTATTAGAGATCGGGTTTATGAGATTTTGCAACATATTATTCAACGCAAATCTAACGCCGTTCAAGAACAATTAATTACTCAAAGAAGTGATCGCTTTGTAATTCCAGTTAAAGCATCTCAAAAAGATGTAATTCCTGGGATTGTTCATGATAGCTCAACAACGGGAGCGACCTTATACATTGAACCGAAATCAACAATTGATCTCAATAATCAACTCCGACAAATTCAACGGCTAGAAAAAGCTGAAGAAGATATTATTTTACAGGGATTAAGTGAACAAATTGGGGCAGTTAAACCGGATTTAGAACGATTATTAATGATTGTAACTACTCTTGATTTAGCTGTTGCTAAAGCTCGTTATAGTCTGTGGTTAGAAGCCAATCCTCCCCGTTTTATTGATTTAGAATCATCAGAAGATTCAACCTTAAATTCCATCAATTTAAGACAACTCCGCCATCCTTTATTAGTTTGGCAACAACAACATGAACAGGGATTTCCCGTTGTTCCTATTGATGTTATAGTTAATCCTAAGATTAGAGTTGTAGCGATTACCGGGCCGAATACCGGAGGCAAAACCGTTACTTTAAAAACTATTGGATTAGCGGCATTAATGGCAAAAGTCGGGTTATTTATTCCCGCTAGAGAACCCGTTGAAATACCTTGGTTTGATCAGGTTTTAGCTGATATTGGAGATGAACAATCCATTGAACAAAACCTCTCGACTTTCTCGGGTCATATTCGCAGAATTAGCCGAATCTTAGAAGCGATTAATCCTCAAACCGAAAACCGTTTTTCTAGTTTAATTTTACTAGATGAAGTGGGCGCAGGAACCGATCCCACCGAAGGAAGTGCCTTAGCGATCGCCTTATTACAATATTTGGCCGATCATGCTTTATTAACTATAGCAACTACTCACTTTGGAGAACTAAAATCCTTAAAATATGAAGATGAAAGATTTGAAAATGCCTCCGTTGAATTTAACGAACAATCCTTACAACCCACCTATAGATTATTATGGGGCATTCCAGGGCGTTCTAATGCCTTAACTATCGCCAAACGGTTAGGATTAAACCCAGAAATCATAGAAAAAGCGACGGGTTATGTGGGGGAAACTTCCGAGGAAGTTAATCAAGTAATTGCCGGGTTAGAAGCACAACGTCGTCAACAGGAAACCAAAGCTCAAGCCGCAGGTCAATTATTAAAAGATACGGAACGTTTGCATCAGGAATTAGCTCAAAAATCAGCAAATTTAAAAGAACGAGAACGGGAGTTAAAACAAATTCAAGAAAAGGCAATTCAAGAAACATTAATTCAAGCTAAATCTGAAATTGCCAAAGTAATTCATCGCTTACAACAGGGGACACCAAAGGGTCAAGATACCAGCCAAGCAACGGAAGCTTTAAACCAAATTGCCGGGCAGTATTTACCCTCTAAAAAAACTACCCCAAAACTACCCCCAGAATTTAAACCCAAGGTGGGAGATCGGATTAGAATACCCCGTTTTGGTCAAACCGCAGAAGTCTTAAGTGAACCCACTCCAGAAGGTCAAATTACCGTCCGATTTGGGATGATGAAAATGACCGTTAGTTTAGGAGAAATTGAATCCTTAGATGGTTTAAAACCTGTTATTCCTAAAGCTAAAGAACATAAAAAAGAACCCATTCCCGCAAAAGAAACCAAACCCGAAAGACCGATTGTTAGAACTTCTAATAATACCATTGATCTCAGAGGAAAACGCACTTCAGAAGCAGAAAGTGAACTAGATCGAATGTTAGGTCAAATTCATGATTTTGGAGCAATTTGGATTATTCATGGTAAGGGAACAGGACAACTTAGAAAAGGAGTTCATGAATTTTTGACAAACCATCCTTTAGTCGAACGATTTGAATTAGCACCGCCTAATGATGGCGGAATTGGTGTTACAATTGCTTATTTAAGGAATTAA
- a CDS encoding hypothetical protein (protein of unknown function DUF29), which produces MTKTSLKTLYDIDFALWIEDTVNQLKSRNIENLDWDNLIEEIESLGKRDKRELESRLTTLFEHALKRCYVLLPDCYRGWEVTIYRTQQDIKKQLRDSPSLRNYLQEIYLDCYQEALGNMQIEYDAVFPAVCPFPQDIDILLTGKFWETPL; this is translated from the coding sequence ATGACCAAAACTTCGTTAAAAACACTTTATGATATTGATTTTGCACTCTGGATTGAAGATACGGTTAATCAGTTAAAATCTCGAAATATTGAAAATTTAGATTGGGACAATTTAATTGAGGAGATCGAATCTTTGGGGAAGCGGGATAAACGGGAATTAGAAAGTCGGTTAACAACGTTGTTTGAACACGCTTTAAAACGGTGTTATGTTCTGTTACCCGATTGTTATCGAGGTTGGGAAGTAACGATTTATCGAACGCAACAGGATATTAAAAAACAGCTAAGGGACTCTCCGAGTTTGAGGAATTATTTACAAGAAATTTATCTCGATTGTTATCAGGAAGCTTTGGGAAATATGCAAATTGAATATGATGCAGTATTTCCTGCTGTTTGTCCATTTCCCCAGGATATAGACATTTTATTAACTGGGAAATTTTGGGAAACACCGCTATAA